A genome region from Streptomyces pratensis includes the following:
- the ald gene encoding alanine dehydrogenase: MKVGIPREVKNNEFRVAITPAGVHELVRHGHQVLVERHAGEGSSIPDAEYVAAGAQILPTADEVWAAADLLLKVKEPVAEEYHRLRKGQTLFTYLHLAASRACTDALLESGTTAIAYETVETATRALPLLAPMSEVAGRLAPQVGAYHLMRSVGGRGVLPGGVPGTGSARAVVIGGGVSGWNATQIAVGLGFHVTLLDRDINKLREADKVFGTKVRTVVSNALELERAVVEADLVVGAVLIPGAKAPKLVTNELVAKMKPGSVLVDIAIDQGGCFEDSYPTTHAEPTFTVHNSVFYCVANMPGAVPNTSTYALTNATLPYILELANRGWADALRRDAALAKGLNTHDGQVVYREVAEAHGLDHVELSTLLG; the protein is encoded by the coding sequence GTGAAGGTCGGCATCCCCCGCGAAGTCAAGAACAACGAGTTCCGGGTGGCCATCACCCCTGCCGGAGTGCATGAGCTCGTCCGTCACGGCCACCAGGTCCTCGTCGAGCGGCACGCCGGTGAAGGGTCCTCCATCCCCGACGCCGAGTACGTCGCCGCCGGTGCGCAGATCCTGCCCACCGCCGACGAGGTCTGGGCCGCCGCCGACCTTCTGCTCAAGGTCAAGGAGCCGGTCGCCGAGGAGTACCACCGCCTCCGCAAGGGCCAGACGCTCTTCACGTATCTGCACCTCGCCGCCTCCCGCGCGTGCACGGACGCCCTGCTCGAGTCGGGCACGACCGCCATCGCCTACGAGACCGTCGAGACCGCGACCCGAGCGCTGCCGCTGCTCGCCCCGATGTCGGAGGTCGCCGGCCGTCTCGCCCCGCAGGTCGGCGCGTACCACCTGATGCGCTCGGTCGGTGGACGCGGTGTGCTCCCCGGCGGAGTTCCCGGCACCGGTTCGGCCAGGGCCGTCGTCATCGGTGGCGGAGTCTCCGGCTGGAACGCCACGCAGATCGCCGTCGGGCTCGGCTTCCACGTCACGCTGCTCGACAGGGACATCAACAAGCTGCGTGAGGCCGACAAGGTCTTCGGCACGAAGGTGCGGACCGTCGTCTCCAACGCCCTCGAGCTCGAGAGGGCCGTCGTGGAGGCCGACCTCGTCGTGGGTGCCGTCCTCATCCCGGGGGCGAAGGCGCCGAAGCTGGTCACCAACGAGCTCGTCGCGAAGATGAAGCCCGGAAGTGTTCTTGTCGACATTGCGATCGACCAGGGAGGCTGCTTCGAGGACTCGTATCCGACCACGCACGCCGAGCCGACCTTCACCGTGCACAACTCGGTCTTCTACTGCGTCGCGAACATGCCGGGCGCGGTGCCGAACACCTCCACCTACGCCCTCACGAACGCCACGCTGCCCTACATCCTGGAGCTCGCAAACAGGGGCTGGGCCGACGCCCTGCGTCGTGACGCCGCGTTGGCCAAGGGTCTCAACACCCATGACGGTCAGGTGGTTTACCGTGAGGTGGCCGAGGCGCACGGCCTCGACCACGTCGAGCTGAGCACGCTCCTCGGCTGA
- a CDS encoding ATP-binding protein, with amino-acid sequence MTDQAVDTSGPAGMAGTAGAKEPPNVTQPQFFGRERELKALQEDIGRAGLDTLAGRKAARARVLLIAGRPGSGRTALAAELARRLAEPGGYPDGVFRVSLTEPEGERVPAERTARALLDLLAVSAPPGADEDELSEMVREAFAVRRALILLDDAVDAEQVDPLLPDNPDCLVVATATGPLTGIPGVRPCTIGGLDAGSAVQLLARTIGQVRITVDPRTAETLTEECGGQPAALTLVAGWLAARPGASVADVAKQLRDQPDDPEQPAGARPLARAFRLVHESLPPATARILRLLALAPAGLADAHTASALAGCSVSAARTTLDDLVRSGLLRTNGAEQPQYEVPGCLAPLVRGVLEERERPAEIQLARARMLERTVRRLQACRAVTDPEDSPARRRLAGLPRSLRFPDPGSAAEWLRIREPALLASARVAVRDGELDTLARRLVAALVRALAAHRGTEEAAPVLYGLHGLVLDVAERRDLPREKAAALLNLGDLDARTGRTREALARYRAALDAGRAANDHYATGRAMESAGGAHAELGDFNRASDWYGRALAQRLMQGERADEARLYGRLGAVHTYAGRYGEALRNWRAAAAGHRRLGDLPAQARALSEAARVQEYAGRPQESLHTCRDAVDLARRAGDARLQAALELRLADTLDRLGDPAAARLHRAAADRLLVEDGQAADEDEADLRNP; translated from the coding sequence GTGACCGATCAGGCGGTGGACACCAGCGGTCCGGCCGGAATGGCGGGGACGGCGGGGGCCAAGGAACCGCCGAACGTGACACAGCCTCAGTTCTTCGGCCGCGAACGCGAGTTGAAAGCCCTTCAGGAGGACATCGGGCGCGCGGGCCTGGACACCCTGGCCGGTCGCAAGGCGGCCCGCGCCCGGGTGCTGCTGATCGCCGGACGGCCGGGATCCGGACGTACGGCTCTCGCCGCCGAACTCGCCCGTCGGCTCGCGGAACCCGGTGGGTATCCCGACGGGGTGTTCCGGGTCTCGCTCACCGAACCGGAGGGGGAGCGCGTCCCCGCCGAACGCACCGCACGCGCGCTCCTGGACCTGCTCGCCGTCAGCGCCCCGCCCGGAGCCGACGAGGACGAGCTCTCCGAGATGGTCCGGGAGGCGTTCGCCGTGCGGCGCGCCCTGATCCTGCTCGACGACGCCGTGGACGCGGAGCAGGTCGATCCGCTCCTCCCGGACAACCCGGACTGCCTGGTCGTCGCCACCGCCACCGGCCCCCTCACCGGAATCCCCGGCGTCCGGCCGTGCACGATCGGCGGGCTGGACGCGGGCTCCGCCGTGCAGCTGCTGGCCCGCACCATCGGCCAGGTCCGCATCACGGTCGACCCGCGGACCGCCGAGACGCTCACGGAGGAGTGCGGGGGACAGCCCGCCGCCCTCACTCTGGTCGCGGGCTGGCTCGCCGCCCGGCCCGGCGCGTCGGTGGCCGATGTGGCCAAGCAGTTGCGCGACCAGCCGGACGACCCGGAACAGCCCGCCGGCGCCCGGCCGTTGGCCCGCGCCTTCCGGCTGGTCCACGAGTCGCTGCCACCGGCGACCGCCCGGATACTGCGGCTGCTCGCCCTCGCGCCCGCCGGGCTGGCCGACGCCCACACCGCCTCCGCGCTGGCAGGGTGCTCCGTGTCGGCCGCCCGGACGACCCTGGACGATCTCGTCAGGTCCGGGCTGCTCAGGACCAACGGTGCCGAGCAGCCGCAGTACGAGGTACCCGGCTGTCTCGCGCCTCTGGTGCGCGGCGTGCTGGAGGAACGGGAGCGGCCCGCCGAGATCCAGCTGGCCCGGGCCAGGATGCTGGAGCGGACCGTGCGCAGGCTCCAGGCATGCCGCGCGGTCACCGATCCCGAGGACTCGCCGGCCCGCCGCCGGCTCGCCGGACTGCCGCGCTCTCTGCGCTTCCCCGATCCCGGGTCCGCCGCCGAGTGGCTGCGGATCCGGGAGCCGGCGCTGCTGGCCTCCGCCCGCGTGGCGGTGCGCGACGGGGAACTGGACACCCTCGCCCGCCGGCTGGTGGCCGCGCTCGTCCGCGCGCTCGCGGCGCACCGGGGCACCGAGGAGGCCGCACCCGTGCTGTACGGGCTGCACGGCCTGGTCCTCGATGTGGCGGAGCGCCGCGATCTGCCCCGGGAGAAGGCCGCCGCCCTGCTCAATCTCGGCGATCTGGACGCCAGGACCGGCCGTACGCGGGAGGCGCTGGCCCGCTACCGGGCGGCGCTGGACGCAGGACGCGCGGCGAACGACCACTACGCGACCGGCAGGGCGATGGAATCCGCAGGTGGCGCCCACGCGGAGCTGGGGGACTTCAACCGGGCATCGGACTGGTACGGCAGGGCGCTCGCGCAGCGGCTCATGCAGGGGGAGCGGGCCGACGAGGCGCGGCTGTACGGGCGGCTCGGAGCGGTCCATACATACGCCGGGCGGTACGGCGAGGCCCTGCGCAACTGGCGGGCGGCGGCTGCGGGCCACCGCAGGCTCGGTGACCTCCCCGCCCAGGCGCGGGCGCTCAGTGAAGCCGCGCGGGTGCAGGAGTACGCGGGCAGGCCGCAGGAATCGCTGCACACCTGCCGGGACGCGGTCGACCTGGCGCGCAGGGCGGGTGACGCGCGTCTCCAGGCGGCGCTCGAGCTCAGGCTGGCGGACACCCTCGACCGCCTAGGGGATCCCGCCGCGGCCCGGCTGCACCGCGCGGCGGCCGACAGGCTGCTGGTTGAGGACGGTCAGGCCGCTGATGAAGATGAGGCCGACCTACGAAATCCGTAG